DNA from Chitinophaga pendula:
GTAATACTTCTGTGGTATCGCTTACATCCAATAAAAAACCGAAACCTGATATTTTCCCTTCTTTATAGAACAGGCCTGTATTACGGGGATACAATGCTTTAAAAAAAAGCAATGATGCTATCGAGATCAGAAGCAGGTATAGTATAAAAAAGCAGGTGTATTTAATGCTGTTGAGAGCTTTAACATATAGCGCCGATAGCAGTAACCTGGGATTGAATGTTTTGATGGCCCTGTTAAGTGTTTTTTCGGCTATTACCGGTCTGAGGGAGATATAGGGTTCGCCCAGTTGTGTAATTATGCTGATAAGTTTTTCATGTTCTGTGTTACCCGGAGTTTCCTGTAAGGCTTCGTACAGGTGGCTATTGAGTTCCATAATGATTTCCTGTCTGTCTT
Protein-coding regions in this window:
- a CDS encoding HAAS signaling domain-containing protein; amino-acid sequence: MQKIPFRDAAAQKAYEDYLSDVENAISHLPKQDRQEIIMELNSHLYEALQETPGNTEHEKLISIITQLGEPYISLRPVIAEKTLNRAIKTFNPRLLLSALYVKALNSIKYTCFFILYLLLISIASLLFFKALYPRNTGLFYKEGKISGFGFLLDVSDTTEVLHGWFYPVVIALVILLYVILTLALRISRKKK